In one Drosophila pseudoobscura strain MV-25-SWS-2005 chromosome X, UCI_Dpse_MV25, whole genome shotgun sequence genomic region, the following are encoded:
- the LOC4815564 gene encoding protein C19orf12 homolog: MPIDTRELMEAIAIVADERNVRVAVKQSGKGAAICGACAFAGGMLMGPVGLAVGGAAGGIAAYKMTSGSFRPLGEVILNDLTDRQREHLVQHVSKAVAEIHPTDIVMLLPLIVQNASIQQAVLNTVMSFVTNELRMQIID; encoded by the exons ATGCCCATTGAtacgcgggagttgatggagGCGATTGCCATTGTGGCCGACGAGCGGAATGTTCGTGTCGCCGTAAAGCAGTCTGGCAAGGGAGCAGCTATTTGTGGAGCCTGCGCCTTCGCTGGCGGAATGCTTATGGGCCCTGTGGGTCTGGCAGTTGGCGGTGCGGCCGGTGGCATTGCGGCGTACAAAATGACTAGCG gTTCATTTAGGCCCCTTGGCGAAGTAATACTCAACGACCTGACGGACAGACAGCGCGAGCACTTGGTGCAGCATGTGTCCAAGGCCGTTGCTGAGATACATCCCACCGACAtagtgatgctgctgccgctgataGTCCAGAATGCATCGATACAACAAGCTGTTCTCAATACCGTCATGTCATTTGTAACAAATGAGCTGCGAATGCAAATTATTGATTGA